Proteins encoded in a region of the Bacillota bacterium genome:
- a CDS encoding pentapeptide repeat-containing protein — MGSNFEDAFLAGCKIVKGDLSYVNLRRQDLRSQELHEVKLVGADLSGCNLEKADLSGADLSQASLERARRRGLICGEPSLPG, encoded by the coding sequence TTGGGAAGCAATTTCGAAGACGCGTTTCTTGCCGGGTGTAAGATTGTGAAGGGCGATTTGTCCTATGTAAACTTGCGCAGGCAGGACCTGCGGAGTCAGGAACTACACGAAGTAAAATTGGTAGGGGCGGATTTGTCAGGATGCAATCTTGAGAAGGCGGATCTTTCGGGTGCGGACTTGTCCCAAGCAAGCCTGGAAAGGGCAAGACGGCGAGGGCTGATTTGCGGGGAGCCATCGTTACCGGGGTAG